From Epinephelus lanceolatus isolate andai-2023 chromosome 12, ASM4190304v1, whole genome shotgun sequence, the proteins below share one genomic window:
- the LOC117271983 gene encoding uncharacterized protein LOC117271983, with protein sequence MTSYKAFHSQLTSIMEALTKAAVAEICELVDDSYAVLQLEISRSHKENEALRRRLELIETIIARGQRGNVAMLDDGRMEAAGGRFMGFTLERALPAAAGPKQPKANLKRSGRVTALDVTTELTPAAKEDSATGAAEETNDQGVVLIKEEAAKEEADCNDATDELLLNEDGTEVQPSEREDSDEGPSGMMMMSTPAADMRLWDQNSNGPLEHQESHSAPGSPGPAGGAKSSSDVVFDLASESDCEAPSVVQTRKPFLLGSRESPTSLPGTSELKRGVSLISSLPYDTDLDLCSSWTNQGLPSMVPVPQRPTLLDKVSDLNVAGFPLALGLGGSRLDPLDLNRYCRDRRFVCSYCGKCFTSSRSLETHVRVHTGERPYSCAQCGKRFTQSGHLKTHQSVHTGERPFACEHCGKRFAGKQNLRIHQQKHHPAEQSAAPV encoded by the exons ATGACGAGTTACAAGGCGTTTCATTCTCAGTTGACGTCCATCATGGAGGCACTGACCAAAGCGGCCGTGGCGGAGATCTGCGAGCTGGTGGATGACAGCTACGCGGTGCTGCAGCTGGAGATCAGCCGGAGCCACAAGGAGAACGAGGCGCTCAGGAGGAGGCTGGAGCTCATCGAGACCATCATCGCCCGGGGACAGCGGGGGAACGTCGCGATGCTGGATGACGGCAGGATGGAGGCTGCCGGCGGGAGGTTTATGGGTTTCACTCTCG AACGTGCCTTACCAGCTGCAGCGGGGCCCAAACAGCCGAAAGCAAATCTCAAAAGAAGTGGAAGGGTCACTGCGTTGGATGTGACGACAGAGCTGACCCCTGCAGCCAAAGAG GATTCAGCGACAGGAGCTGCAGAGGAGACGAACGATCAGGGCGTTGTTTTGATAAAAGAGGAAGCCGCAAAAGAGGAGGCGGACTGCAACGACGCCACAGACGAGCTGCTTCTCAATGAGGACG GAACGGAGGTGCAGCCgtcagagagagaggacagtgaTGAAGGACCCTctgggatgatgatgatgtccaCCCCAGCGGCAGACATGAGGCTGTGGGATCAGAACAGTAACGGACCGTTGGAGCATCAAGAATCCCACAGTGCGCCAGGGTCTCCAGGCCCTGCAGGGGGCGCTAAGAGCTCTTCAGATGTGGTGTTTGACTTGGCCTCCGAGTCGGACTGTGAAGCTCCGTCTGTGGTCCAGACGAGGAAGCCGTTCCTTCTCGGGTCCAGAGAAAGTCCCACCTCTCTGCCCGGGACCTCTGAGCTGAAGCGGGGTGTGTCTCTGATCAGCTCCCTCCCCTACGACACAGACCTGGACCTGTGCTCCTCGTGGACTAATCAGGGCCTGCCGAGCATGGTGCCCGTCCCTCAGCGGCCGACACTGCTGGACAAAGTGTCAGACCTGAATGTTGCCGGTTTCCCCTTAGCTCTGGGTCTTGGCGGATCCAGACTGGACCCGCTGGACCTGAACAGGTACTGCAGGGACAGGCGCTTTGTCTGCAGCTACTGCGGAAAATGCTTCACATCATCCCGCAGCCTGGAGACACACGTGCGCGTTCACACAGGCGAGCGGCCGTACAGTTGTGCTCAGTGCGGGAAGCGCTTTACGCAGTCGGGACACCTGAAGACGCACCAGAGCGTTCACACTGGAGAGCGGCCGTTCGCCTGCGAGCACTGCGGGAAGAGATTTGCCGGGAAGCAGAACCTGCGGATCCATCAGCAGAAACACCATCCGGCTGAGCAGAGCGCTGCTCCTGTttaa